Proteins encoded together in one Gemmatimonadaceae bacterium window:
- the cmk gene encoding (d)CMP kinase encodes MTSPRRIVVAIDGPAASGKSSTAQWVAQRLSFRHVDSGALYRAATAAQLRRGTSEDDWSEDQVCESARSVRLVPRGTSLSPLIDGENVDEELRGIEVTRHVSRVASMARVRAWVNERVREAAREDDVVVDGRDMGTAVFPDATVKVFLVADPWERARRRLVQQLGRSPTDDDIAEETGRLVQRDARDATQTVQAKDAILIDTTFLTQEEQVERIVALVKAVTQRDVTTSAVDDGSGAS; translated from the coding sequence ATGACGTCGCCGCGGCGTATCGTCGTCGCCATCGATGGCCCTGCCGCATCGGGAAAGTCATCGACGGCACAATGGGTCGCGCAGCGCCTCTCGTTCCGGCACGTCGACTCAGGCGCACTGTACCGGGCGGCAACGGCAGCGCAGCTGCGGCGCGGCACGAGCGAGGACGATTGGTCCGAGGACCAGGTCTGTGAATCGGCGCGCTCGGTCCGCCTCGTTCCGCGCGGTACGTCGCTCTCGCCACTGATCGACGGCGAAAATGTCGACGAGGAGCTTCGCGGAATCGAGGTGACGCGGCATGTCTCCCGCGTCGCGTCGATGGCACGGGTGCGCGCTTGGGTGAACGAGCGCGTACGCGAGGCGGCGCGCGAGGACGACGTCGTCGTCGACGGCCGAGACATGGGGACCGCCGTCTTCCCGGACGCGACCGTGAAGGTCTTTCTCGTGGCTGACCCGTGGGAGCGGGCTCGGCGAAGATTGGTGCAGCAGCTCGGACGCAGCCCGACGGACGACGACATCGCGGAGGAGACTGGCCGCCTCGTGCAGCGGGACGCTCGGGACGCCACGCAAACCGTTCAGGCCAAGGACGCGATCCTCATCGACACGACCTTCCTCACGCAAGAGGAGCAAGTGGAGCGGATCGTGGCGCTGGTGAAGGCTGTAACTCAGCGTGATGTCACGACTTCGGCGGTTGACGATGGATCCGGTGCGAGTTAG